In a genomic window of Clavelina lepadiformis chromosome 7, kaClaLepa1.1, whole genome shotgun sequence:
- the LOC143464883 gene encoding claudin domain-containing protein 1-like: MVGRLCCFSIAGILCGLAVVSASLAAGTDYWYEILNKVPAQTNDNATVPTYKYPYHVGLWLTCYDQDIPDTIPNKELISGNCVLNYDFRSKHIEDFARTSAVCIVLSCGIMLASGVLGMSGCACRRSTPLLLSGIFLYVSTLVMLIGMCCFIGRILLEGEPPNIPVAAEVSTRYGWSFYLGWASVGLQLLSASMMVGGNRKCSGIKDQVNFI; encoded by the exons ATGGTAGGCAGGCTGTGTTGTTTCAGTATTGCGGGAATTTTATGTGGGCTGGCCGTTGTGAGTGCCAGCCTTGCCGCAGGCACAGATTATTGGTATGAGATATTAAATAAGGTTCCAGCACAAACAAATGACAATGCTACCGTTCCCACCTACAAATACCCTTACCATGTTGGTCTTTGGCTCACTTGCTATGATCAGGATATACCAGACACAA tACCTAACAAAGAGTTGATTAGCGGAAATTGCGTGTTGAATTATGACTTTCGATCAAAACATATAGAAG ACTTTGCCAGAACAAGTGCGGTGTGTATTGTACTTTCTTGTGGAATAATGTTGGCTTCTGGTGTCCTTGGAATGTCAGGATGCGCTTGTAGGCGTAGCACTCCCTTGCTGTTGAGTGGgatatttttatatgtttcTA CTTTGGTTATGCTCATTGGGATGTGCTGTTTCATTGGACGGATATTGCTCGAGGGTGAACCACCAAATATCCCAGTTGCTGCAGAGGTGTCTACTCGATACGGATGGTCGTTCTACTTAGGTTGGGCTTCCGTTGGACTGCAATTACTCTCAGCATCGATGATGGTTGGAGGAAACAGAAAGTGCAGCGGGATAAAGGATCAAGTAAACTTCATATGA